In the Colius striatus isolate bColStr4 chromosome 3, bColStr4.1.hap1, whole genome shotgun sequence genome, AAGTCATTTTATCAACTACTAATAATTTATTGTGCAAAATAATACAGAGCTTAGTCTCCAACGAACCTTTTGttatttccatttcattctttttttccagcacaTGAAAGGGTGGAAATTTGCCTGCTTTTGTAGTGTATTGACTCTATATCTATGAATTCAAATACATACGAATTTTGGATGAAAGTAAGAGAATACTTCCCAATAAGAAATGCAAAAACTATTATGGTTTTGTAGTTAGAGACCTAAATCACATTTTCAAATTAAGATTAACGTCTGCATTTCCTGTTTCAATTTTTGTATGCATTACATTGTATACAGCTTatagatgaaaaaatatttaaacaaatttatattttctgtaattatAAATAACAAATCCAAGTGATTCTTTTGACAGAAAATGGGAGAAAGAGATGCTGTCAAGTTAATAAGTAATAGTGGATGATTTCTTAACTCTACTAATTTCCATTGATCTTTATActtgaaattaatattttagtaAATATTTATTGAATTATTCATATATTACCTTTCTAAATGCTCATTTAGTTCAAATGATACAAGCCCATTCCTTCCATTCTGGATAATAACATCATCAAACACCTTCCAGCCCTCTTCTTGGTTTCTATGACctaataattttaaagtatCCTGGGGATTCTCACCATTTTTCCTCACAGAAGCACTCACAGACCTGGAAAGCCGAGAAATTATAgggaaaaatataatgaaaaatagaTCATGCAGAAAGAGTAAGCCTCTATTTGTAGCTCTGCTTTCCCTTCTGCATTCATTGATGACCTTCTACATTCATTGATGACCACAAGGAGATTTTTTCCACCTTGCTGAAAATCTACATCTGAAACTATACTccaggaagaggaaaaactgtggaaaagcaaatgtttttatCTAAATGAATGCAGTTTAATCTATCATTTgatataataattattattttcataattATTATGGATTtatatgttttgagtcattcaTCAGTATTTAGATTATCTAGAAGCaagtatctgaaaaaaacccaaccaacccaccttttctttcagaagcaaATATTAATCAATAACCATGAAGGATTTTAGAACAGAAGACAGATCTTTCATCCATTATCTCTTTCAACAGAGAAAATCGAAGCAGCTTCAAATCAAGTGATTAGTTTGATATATTCAGAAGCAAGCGTTACATAACACGCTCTGACTAATTTATTCTGATGAATTaaacaggagggtttttttacagaagaCCATAAGTCTCTCACACACCTCCCCTtatagattttttaaaactgtattgAATAAACCATTCTATTTGAttctatgtgattctgtgaccattCACCTCAAATGCACACCCTAcagttggaaaaacaaaatactcCACATAGGACAGCCTAAGCATTTCTCAagcacacagcctcagcctaTGTACAAATACAGGAGAATATTTGCATCATTTTCTAATGAATTTGTATAGAAATAAGCAATCAAGCCATGGTCTTTTCATGGATGTGCTTTGGCTGAGAATCTAAAGTGCCATGTAGACTGGTATTAAGAACAGACAGTTGCCACAAGGGTACTGACAAACAATGAAATGCTTCTGGTACAGGAAATGAAACTTGAATATCCTATAAACTTACATTGGCACCCTTCCTAAATCTGAAGTTTGTGATAATAGTGGTTGTCTAATCAGAGACATCACTGCAAGTGCAGAGCTCTTTAAAGCATGATCTGAGAAGTTTTTCAGAACGGAAAACTAAAACACTGTCTTCTCCATCTGTACCTtgcttattttcaaaataataataatcttaTCACGTAGATGAATGTTGAAAAAAGCAATGTTTAGTATGGTAGGATTAAACTAACTCTTTAATTTCCTAAACTACTTCAAAGCTGACTCTTGTTCCAGGCTATTCCCTACCAAGAAATCTCAGTAAATTTTCTGAACCTGGAGGTTCCCATGGTagcaaaactgaaggaaaaacaatCAAATGGTAAATTCATATTGATTTTATTCTTGCGTGAGATGGTGAAAACACCGTTTATTTTTCTACCTGTTAAAACAGATGAGGTCAGCTTTGGCCTTTTCTTCCATCAAAAAGTTTTGTCCATACGCTCATTTGCAAGATGGATAGATGTTATTGAATTGACAGTTAACAACTGAaatttagagattttttttagaaCTGCCCatgttttaatgcttttaaaggACATTCCAAAAGGTCTACATTTTAGAAGCTTTCTAGCAACTGATTTAGAAAAATCTGGGCCTCTATCCAGAGTGTTGGGACAGAACTGACCTACTCCAAAGCGTTATGTTGTTACTTTTGACTCAAGTAGCCATTGCAATGAGTAGAAGTAGAGATCAGAAAATTCAAAGGCCAGGGCAGCCAAATCACCAACTGGTAAAGCAACGATTACAGTAGCTTTGAGATGTGGTTGTTCTGTATGTTCAGTGTTTGGGTTTCATGAAAATGGCTGAAGATTtattgctgaaaaaaacccacactttttTCATTCTGATTCCTGCTAGAAATAGAATGACTAGCATATTGAAAGATTATACATCAAATGCTATATCAATTTTCCCAGTGAAGCTGTAGCATGAGAATTGTGGAGATTTGCTCTAGGGTTTCTAATAATGTTTCTAAGTATAGCAGACTGTATAAAGAAACTAACATATCTTCAATATAAAAACAATATTATCAGCAACTGTTAAAATAGATTTGTTGTGATGTTATGAAAATGCTGAATTTGTAGTGAAGTCATTCTTACCGAGTATGGTATGCTGTAGCAACCCTCTTTACTGTAGCACTAATGGCTCTTGCATGTTCTGTTTCATctccttgcctttttttctctgggCTTGGAGGACAGGGTAGTGTAATAGTGACTGAGCTGTTAAATGGCTGTGCTGAAGGATGCTGTACGTAAACCAATGCACTAGTAGATACCACTGCATGGTACATATCGTGTCTTGCTTTCAATATTGAAACCAATGATGTTTCAACTGGCTGAATCTAAATATGGAAAGAAATGACACAATTAATTTCTAAATGAATAAACGTTTTCTTACATGtccatttttttcaaaaagtgatttacttttttaatttgGATCAGACTATCACAGAAGCTTTAGACTTCTCTCTACAACACAGGAGCAACCCTATCGACATTTCAGCAATGCACAACAAAGTGCTTGACAGTTATAAAAAAATTGAACCTTTACTGACTAAAATATTGTGATTATATTGTTCCTGCTTTAAGTTCAAATTTTGAAACTCCCGAAATCCCTCAGATTTTGATCATTTACTAAGATTTttcaaatttgtatttttttcacagttagTTTTAGCTTCTCTGTATCTCAGAATCAATGTGTTTTTTGGGGAAGGATAAAACATATTAGAACTGAAGCAAATTTTGAGATTCTCAGCCTAAGACTAAGAGGTGACAAAACTCACTGTGGCACTGTCTGGTACAAATGGTGAGGATCAGGTGAAAAACACTGAGACAAGCATTTGAAGTTTGGAGATGACGTTTGTGTCACTGAAAAACCTTTATTTTCTGAAGGATATCAAAGGAAAATAGTCTTCCTTTTAGCTAGAGATATTGTTGACTACTGATGATATTATGTGGTTCTAAGAAAGTTGTCAGGAAACATTTTGCTGTGTACACAGGATGTGGAGCCGCAACTACTTTTCATAAATTTCTAGTAATGGAACACGTTGCCCTTTAACGTTATTGGCATCCTTGCTTACGAAGTAATAACAGTTTTATGAAGTACTGTATATTTCAGGCTCACCTTTATCTCCATGGGTGCTGGAGAACCGAATGTTTCTGGACGGTAACAGAAAGAGATTCTAGAATCCATATTAAGCTTTTGTGAGAGTCCTACTTTTGGAACagtaaatgtttctttctttaagcATGACAACACGGAAAAAACACCCAGCTGATATATTTTCACTTCCACAAACGCTTCCTGCATAACAAGAATGCAGGGTTAGAGTACATTGGAGGGAAAGGAAACTGTTTTTCTGCAGATTAGCATTTTGAGCAGGCGTTATTTATAGAGCAAAGTGTGAAAGAAACATTAATATTCTTTCCACTTGAATGCCCAGTTATCTAGTGATTTCTAGTCATGATGTGATGTCATTAATATTCCAGAGTATGATTGGggtgaaatgaaataaattcatAAACTAGGTGCTGAATCTTTCTCAGTGATTCTTCTGCattgaaaaataacaaaaccaatCCTGTCTGCCTTTCAGATGCAGTTTGGGCTCATACATGCAGAGTTGTGTTGCCTCTCTGTGGTCTGAATGCAAAATAATTCCCcttatatttttactttaatcaAATAATGCAATGTATTACACTTATTTACAGAAATCATGATCTATTACTCAATCGTTATGTGATCAAGCACTTACCTTAACAttacaagtggaaaaaaaagtatcttgTTAAATACTAGGTTATAAACAGAATTAGTTTTGGAGAAAGTAGGAAGAAAAGTTCAATTTAACTCCACACAGTGGGCAATATGGCTTAATCATGAAAACTTTACTTTTATGACTCCACAGACACTTTACTAGGAACCTAGAATAATGTTTTTACAATATTTAGATGAGAGGTTACCAACCTTATGGTTTCCTTGGTATTTCTCCAAAGAAATAGGAGTTAAGTAGTTTGATTGAAAGTTCACATCAGTCAGCTTCACCATAATCTCCCGATAATTTCCTCTGAAGCGTGAAGTAAATGGGATTGCAATGTTGATAGGGAAGGTGATTGTTTTCTCATAATCAGAGCATTCAATACTGATGACATTGCTGACCAGCTCCTCAGAATCATCCACCACCAAGGAACTAGCATTATTGACTATTCTACACTTCAGGTTCTCTACAGCAGTTGCAGGGCCTTTAATAAAGCAAGCTACTTTGCATTCATTCTTATAGTTTTCTTCCACTAGACAtctagagaaaaagaataaaacatatTATTCTTTGCATCTTGAGGGAGTGGTGTCTTGTATTTTTACTGAAATACTTTACTATGATGATGTGGTACTTTGTAGCAGAAGCGAATTATTCATAAAAatgtaccattctgtgattctgtgatatggtTATGAATGGATAGAAAAATCATGACAATTTTTATGTCTAGATTCTTCCTGAACAGCTTACAAATTATTATAAAACTGATTAATTTGAGCATTTTTCTACTAATCTCCAAAAATTTGTGAATTATTAACTTTACTGGCTGTGACTCAGTCtctggcattaaaaaaaacattcaaTCAAATAGAAAATTACAGTTTACTTTAGACCAAATGGAAGATCTTCACTGTGCGTGCTTAAGGTACAAGCTACTATTATGGGCATGAACAGCAGCTGTTCAATATGTGCATATTGAGTTTCTAGGCCCACAGGTGTGTGCTAATAAGCAATATTTATGTACATATGTTCCTAAAAACAAGAATACATGCTTACTCTTTGTTCACCCAGTGCCtagatttttgtatttcttctgaATCATTCATAGCAGGATTCAGAGCAGTAAGAACACATGTTTGTGACAAAGATGTAAAGCCAATTAGGTCATTCCTACAAATCTCActgtttgtttccattttacggtcttctattttctctgaCAATCTATGTTCTTCACTTTCTATCACTTTTGAAGATTCTTTTattgttgcctttttttcctgttcaaaaAGATTTGTGACAGTTCTGTCAGAAATGTCTTTCAATGTCTCAGATAGAATGCCTTCCACGCTGCTGGTAAGAGCATCTTGAAAAGCCAGCTCTTGAGAGTTTCCAGTAACAGAGCGACCTTCatggtctttttcttttccattgcaatcttttttctctgtaacagAGATCCTTAGTCTGTGTTCACTGTCTTCCTTTTTTGCTGGTGATTGTCTGTTAACATCCTGTTCTTGAGCAGAGACGTTCTCAACTAACGATGCAATGATGTCTTTTTTGACAGTTTTAGTTGCACTTGACTGGATTTGACTAACATTCTGACTCTCCGTCTTGATCGGGGAAGGAGTTCTTTGAGATTGCTGTCTGGGACTAGAAGATGCTTGCACAGATTTCattgcttttccttcagaacAACACACATCTGTTTCTTTAGAAGCATTTTGAGCAGTCTGGATCTGAGAATCATCATCTTGCCTGCAGCCAGCAACATAAAGCTTATTTTCTGCCTCTTGAATGTGTGAGACGGTATTTATCAAACAATCCTTCACTTTTTCCAGACAGTCTATAATTCCTTTGCACTCTAAGGCAAAAAATAggtaataatttaatttttctgtggaAGTAAGCCAAATATGTAAAAGTTTATAAGCATATTTCATGAATTCCACCTAGTTCCATAGTGCCATTCAATATATGAAGCAAAACTTAATTCCTGGATTCCATCtaatatttttgcatttattgCTATTCAATTTGAATTCTGAACAACTGAATATGCACAAATACACATGCGTACTTGTCCAAGTTCAACTGTATATTTATCCAAATGTTACTATGGCAATTCTGATGAACACCTTTGTAATGATCACACATTAGCCAAATTCTAAATGACAACCAATCTAAAGCATAGAATTGGTAAATGATAGTGAAATTGTTTTGGAACcagttttaaaagtaaaaattgaTTACACATGTTTCTTAAAATTGAATCCTGCAAGTTTCTAATGCATGGGTCTCTAACAAAGCTGTTGTACTCAATATTAAACATACTTAGCAGCTTTGAAATTTTCctagggagaaaacaaaaacaccagcacatataaaatactgaaatttaGCAGATTTCCAGTCATCCAGTCATAGGAATGGTGGAGGCTGTTCTTGTATATAACTAAAAACATTTGGTGAAGGATGGACAAAGAGCACATAATCACTATGTACAGTTTATGTATGATTTTatctttaatatatttattttacgATTGATTGGTCCTTATGATTCCTCAAGTTAACTTacaccttttcttttaaataattcaTATTTGTCCCCAAGGATTTCAGATGTATTAAGTTTATCTCTCCTCTCACCTTATGCTGTCATTTTCTATAACTGTTACTGTGCCCTCATTAGTTAAGTATATTGCAAACCTCATGGAAAATTTCTTGCTTATCTCTGTTTTTTGCATGAGACCCTGGAAAGATTTGTTTTGCAGATTAAATCCAGTGAAAGTCAATACAAATAAGAACATTGTACAGAATGAAACACAATATGGTATCCTCTCCTCCTATGAtagacagagacacacaaggaaAGGACAATAGAATGGGCTGATACAAGTCATAGGGGAAAACACTTGCTTACATTCACTGTTTTCAATAATGTTATATGAGGTAAATCAATATCTCAATGTTTTCAACTTCAAAAACAATTTTATTGAGTAAGAACATCATCACAGGACAATATGTGACACTATATGATCTACATAGGCCCTTCACTTTCATTTCTATCTGCATCTGATTAATATAAACCTGCAAAGTATACAGTTCAGAATAAAGTCTTTTCTTGTTGAACTCAGTCTTGAAATGCAATACTTTCTTGAGCTGCCAAGTGATTTGTTATTGGCTTTTGACTAtaatttggaggaaaaaagcagtaaacacatttaaaatatttttcttcctctggtaGTTCAAAGAAATTATGCTTCTTCTAAGGTACTGCTGTTTTTCCAAGGGCACTTTTACAGTAGGAAAGAAGAACTTCTAAATAGTTTAACAGGGCCAAGAAATAAGACAAAAGTATTGGAAATAACACAGCTTCACTTGCGTACGAGGTTTAAGCTTTGTCAAAACTGCCAAAAATAGTTTCCTTTCTGAATTTTGCATTCTCGAAACAAACTCAAAGCAAAGTGTACAGCTCTTTAAACTTCCCTAAATTCAATTTTGAAGATAAGAGGATCACTCACAACAATGTCATTTTCCTACTCTGTGAATGTGTGTTTTCTAATACTACTGTACTCAAAGCCAAGAAAGACACGGCCTTGTAACTTTATACTATCCAACAGTGCCGCATGAAAAGACACTTTTACATTCTGTTACCAGATTAACATTGAAATAAGCCTTCTTTTGTGTTACGCTCACTCCCCCACCCCTGGCCACCATTGCTTTTCTAacactttgctttctgtttgatGCTTGATATCGCAGATTTAGAATATAGTGGCAGTTTTTATGCAATTGTCTTCAAGCCATTTTGCTCACTGTTCTATAGGAAAGTGTCAGATGAGGAAAAGTAGTGTTTTGGAAGGAGAATGAACGTGAATTCTTAGAaatctgggagaaaaaaaaatttcatcGCAATATTAGCTTGACCTTGGAGCCTGGAAGCAGGTcctttttatataaaaatgttcttttattATTGCAGACACTTTATAAATCTGTAGAACAAAGACTTTCATGTGTGGAAATAGTTAAAGATTTCTTCCTGTAATCTGTCTCCATCTATGCATTATGCTGTTAGATCACTATTAAATGCAGAAATGTTAGTTTTCTAACTTGATGAATGTTTCTTAAGATGTTGTTTCTTGGGAAAGAGACAAAACAATCCTGCGTTTTTTCAGGAATAAATTCTAATACTGTGGTTATTACATCCACATCATTATTAGAAATGCATAAAATGTTGTGATCATCTTTTAGTTATATTGTTACTTGTAGAGGACTGTAAACTATATATCTCAGGTTTACTTGGTGAGACTCTGGCATCAGAAGCTGCAGGGTGGCCcctgtgaggacaggctgatGCTGCTCCATGCCAGAACAGATAGATCCAGGCCTGGACTGGGCAGAGCCTGTCAATGAAGCTGGTGCTGCCTCTGCAAAGAGATATTTATGAAAGAGCAAGAACATCAGAGAACAGTGGGGagtgagggaaaaagtgtgagaAACACAGCCCTGGGAACAAGAAGGCTGGAGAAGAAAGAGGGCAAGGTGCTCTGGTTGTGGAGCAGAGACCAGACTGGAGCAGATATCtactctgcagcctgtggaggacctaATCCAGAGCAGGTAGATATTCCCTGAAAGaattgcagcctgtggagggcCTAGGTTTCCTACAAGGAACTGTGGGGCATAGGAACAACCCAGAGTAGAGCATGGAAAAGTGTGAGAAGGAAAGAGTGGAAGAGGGGAGCTGTTAAAGACTGGCTGCTACCTCCATTTTGCATCCCCCTGTGagcctggggagagggaggaggtagaggttTTGGGAATGAAGGAGTGAAAgtaagtctgaaaaaaaagtggACTGGGACAAAgtattgttttaaatttttgcctttgtttttttgctATCTGAATCTATTTCAGTTGACAAtaaatgaaattttttttttttcttcagccaaGTTCATTTTGACTGTGATAGAAAGTTGTGATTTTGCTGTCTCCATATCAATCCATGAACTTTTCCAGCTCCTTTTCTCCCCGTCCTGATGAGGAGAGAGTATAGGTGGTTGAAGATTGAGTGAACATCTGGTCTCTTGTCAAGTTAAACTCATCAAAGTACAATACACAAAACACTTTGAAACAGTTCTTCTTAGTTGACATTCATTGTATATATTTGTAATCTTTCTCACATATTGAATCTCATGTAATAGACACAAAAAGTGTGAAACAGCTGTTGAAACATGAAATAATGAGATCTAATGAATGATAAAGTACTCAAATTctaataaatgaaagaaaagtaagGTACCCAAGCATCATCACATAGCAGAAATCAGCATCCTGTATAGCCAGTCTGTTTACAGGTAAGTCCCTCCATACTTACCTGGTCTTGTAGTCAATTCCTTGTGTTTGTCCTGGAGAGCACTCAGCAAGTGGTAGGTATCTTGAATACTTTCCTTAATGTTCTCCAGTTGCTGACCGAGAGTTGTGGTCAGCTCTTTTGTTAAAGAAATCAGTCTAAGCACATACTCCATTATATCTTCATTATCCCAATCATTCTTTGGAAGCGCATTTCTTGCTAGTAAGTTTAGATGCCATATTTTTTCTAGGAGCTGGCCTGATTTGCCTATAGATGTAATCTTACCTTCAGCTATTTCCATTTTATCTTCAGAATATTCTACTacaattttttcctgttcaaaACTTCCAACAGGTGTTGTCTTTGTTTCAGACTACTACACAATTTACTGTGTTTGGAGCCTAAGCagcctttttttaaagtaccttGTTCCACATACACTGACAAATAAACTCTAGCTCAGAAACTCTGAGTTGATGTTGACTATTAAAAAGTTACTAGGTGACAGAAAGGAGTGGCTCTCCTGTAACTATGGGCAAGAATTGCCAAGAGAAGTCAGGGTACACCATGCACCTTTAACAGAGGTTATGTAACTCAGTTATGTATCAGTGACTTAAATTTTCAGGAGCTCTGAGCAATTTCTCACTTTTGTGGCTGTAAATGACCAGTACATATGAAATCAAGCTTAATTGTGAATTCATAATTATATAGTCACCAAcaacaagaaaatgttttcaccaCAAACCAATATGAATACTTTAGGTCACTTGACACcattttctgacattttcagaGACATCAAATAGCTGGGACATGTCCAGGCTGCTATGCAGTCTGGAGGATATATTTGAATTCTACATAGCTTTCAGCAATACAAGAATTTATAAAACTAATTTTGTGGatagcaaaaatatttattaacaaTAAACAttcaaagaatttttaaatgtttatctagcaggggaagaaatgtaacaaaaaagcAGTAACAGTGAAAAGGCAAATAACTAATGACCAAAGTGGTGTTTGACATTTTGGAAACTGAGAAGCAAACTTACTAGAAAAACATGAGCTCACTAACCTTAACTATGTCATCAATAATTGACTATATGGGGTTTATGGGAACAAGACACTGTCCTCAAGAGTACTCCCATGAAAGCATGCAGCACTGCTTTTGCAGGGACTCAAGACTCATGCTCCCGGAGGCAACCTGGGAGGAAGTAGGGCCAGAGTCTGACAGGGGTCCTGTGCTATTCCTTCAGTGGATGAAATTTGACCACTGATATCTCAATGATACCTCAATACAATGTAATGATTTCCATTTCACCCAGCAAGTTCAGGAAGAGTCGTGGGGACAgtcatgaaaataaatgatggAACA is a window encoding:
- the DTHD1 gene encoding death domain-containing protein 1 — translated: MEIAEGKITSIGKSGQLLEKIWHLNLLARNALPKNDWDNEDIMEYVLRLISLTKELTTTLGQQLENIKESIQDTYHLLSALQDKHKELTTRPEKLNYYLFFALECKGIIDCLEKVKDCLINTVSHIQEAENKLYVAGCRQDDDSQIQTAQNASKETDVCCSEGKAMKSVQASSSPRQQSQRTPSPIKTESQNVSQIQSSATKTVKKDIIASLVENVSAQEQDVNRQSPAKKEDSEHRLRISVTEKKDCNGKEKDHEGRSVTGNSQELAFQDALTSSVEGILSETLKDISDRTVTNLFEQEKKATIKESSKVIESEEHRLSEKIEDRKMETNSEICRNDLIGFTSLSQTCVLTALNPAMNDSEEIQKSRHWVNKECLVEENYKNECKVACFIKGPATAVENLKCRIVNNASSLVVDDSEELVSNVISIECSDYEKTITFPINIAIPFTSRFRGNYREIMVKLTDVNFQSNYLTPISLEKYQGNHKEAFVEVKIYQLGVFSVLSCLKKETFTVPKVGLSQKLNMDSRISFCYRPETFGSPAPMEIKIQPVETSLVSILKARHDMYHAVVSTSALVYVQHPSAQPFNSSVTITLPCPPSPEKKRQGDETEHARAISATVKRVATAYHTRSVSASVRKNGENPQDTLKLLGHRNQEEGWKVFDDVIIQNGRNGLVSFELNEHLESFVVIRLSFLLENTYLLLFAQALEEALGSTMANVVLYRKRENPCEIVVLLSASKELPCELQNLHEEGYFGPPEPTQQFPLREGEQIHFSFRGNIFASENGKDFGKAYRLIFHSQRKPRLELQIKEVDEFGNHSSPHYKGTVVFYKVTRDMITKKWDQPLPYREYQHESPLCKLALTLPKHEKLTNRPRSTKPISSDSSEALWDNLLYWLAEELAEDNTSLLTLCLPVRRSVLQLVRLKCPDNLTHQIYELLCCWKKTLPRSADKQQLLSRYLRKSGRSDLSEELLFKWQNKVFT